The following proteins are co-located in the Schistocerca nitens isolate TAMUIC-IGC-003100 chromosome 2, iqSchNite1.1, whole genome shotgun sequence genome:
- the LOC126234419 gene encoding defensin-like, whose amino-acid sequence MRISITALLLALVAFTAATSAAPVTGEDGHGDRHVRATCDLLSALGVGDSACAARCIGMRKGFRGGYCDKGVCHCRK is encoded by the exons ACTGCCCTTCTTCTCGCCCTGGTCGCCTTCACGGCTGCTACATCTGCTGCTCCAG TGACAGGGGAGGATGGTCACGGCGACCGCCACGTGCGCGCCACGTGTGATCTGCTGAGCGCTCTAGGCGTAGGGGACTCTGCCTGCGCCGCCCGCTGCATCGGCATGCGGAAAGGCTTCAGGGGCGGCTACTGCGATAAGGGCGTCTGCCACTGCCGCAAGTAG